Proteins encoded within one genomic window of Pectobacterium araliae:
- a CDS encoding aminoimidazole riboside kinase, whose product MANRIWVMGDAVVDLIPEDTERYLKCPGGAPANVAVGIARLGGNSAFVGRVGDDVFGHFLKTVLEQESVDTHYMVHDRHHRTSTVVVSLDETGERTFTFMVRPSADLFLQPKDLPVFNQKEWLHLCSIALSQEPSRSTTFEAMRQAKAAQGRVSFDPNIRGDLWQSKQELRHCLTQALMLADVVKLSREELAFLCATPDVEEGIKQFMQRYPTRLLLVTLGSEGVWLHDRHQLQHFAAPTVKPVDTTGAGDAFVAGLLHGLAQYDDLSQPLSWDPIIAQAQQCGALTTTAKGAMTALPYAQQLPHPPVTKP is encoded by the coding sequence ATGGCAAACAGAATTTGGGTCATGGGCGACGCGGTTGTCGATCTCATCCCGGAAGATACGGAACGCTATCTGAAATGCCCCGGCGGTGCGCCAGCCAATGTCGCGGTCGGCATTGCCAGACTGGGGGGAAACAGCGCCTTTGTCGGTCGCGTTGGTGACGATGTTTTTGGCCATTTTCTAAAAACGGTTCTGGAACAGGAAAGCGTCGATACCCATTACATGGTGCACGACAGGCATCACCGAACCTCAACCGTGGTCGTGAGCCTCGATGAAACTGGGGAACGCACCTTCACGTTCATGGTGCGTCCGAGTGCCGACCTGTTTTTACAACCGAAAGACCTGCCGGTGTTCAACCAGAAAGAATGGCTGCACCTCTGCTCTATCGCGCTGTCGCAAGAACCGTCGCGCAGTACCACATTTGAAGCGATGCGGCAGGCGAAAGCTGCACAGGGACGGGTCAGCTTCGATCCGAATATCCGTGGCGATCTCTGGCAAAGCAAACAAGAACTGCGCCATTGTCTGACACAGGCGCTAATGCTGGCCGATGTGGTGAAATTGTCGCGCGAAGAACTGGCTTTTCTCTGTGCAACACCGGACGTTGAAGAAGGCATCAAGCAGTTCATGCAGCGCTACCCTACTCGATTGTTGCTGGTGACGCTGGGAAGTGAAGGCGTCTGGCTGCACGATCGCCACCAGCTACAGCACTTTGCCGCACCAACGGTGAAACCTGTTGATACCACTGGTGCAGGGGATGCTTTCGTTGCGGGTTTACTGCATGGCCTGGCGCAATATGACGACTTGTCACAGCCGCTGAGTTGGGACCCGATTATCGCGCAGGCACAGCAGTGTGGTGCGCTGACCACCACGGCAAAAGGCGCAATGACGGCACTCCCTTACGCACAGCAATTACCCCACCCACCCGTAACCAAGCCCTAA
- a CDS encoding carbohydrate porin, producing MKPSHLAVTIGLLLSSPFYVSAANTDSIEARLNVMEQRLQQAEARVQAAEARANAAEKQTQQLATRTTQTEQKTQQVEQRTTALAKQKSFADGFEFHGYARSGLSINDSATSSKTDIGPGMSPAGQTGGHIGRLGNEDDTYVEIKLEHKQKLDNGATTRFKVMMADGQRSYNDWTAATSDLNIREAFVELGSLPTFTGAFKDTTLWAGKRFDRDNFDIHWLDSDVVFLAGTGGGIYDVKWADNAKSNFSLYGRSLGEITSLDNEIKNYVFTANNYTGPFQFMLSGLTAKNNDVKENTGTSRDRTVVTNTNAGDKGYHAMAAYHGDSFYGLRDGTSKTAILYGHGLGGEVKNIGADGNLTNDANTWRFATYGTTALNKTWSFAPSILAQTSKDRYVNGDSYEWVTFNARLIQEITENFALAYEGSYQYMDLDPRGYRSLNQVSGGFYKLTFAPTFKVGDIGNFFSRPELRIFASYMDWDKRLDNYSSEDTFGSSGFKAGGEWNFGIQMETWF from the coding sequence ATGAAACCAAGCCACCTTGCTGTGACGATAGGATTGTTACTCTCCTCCCCCTTTTATGTTTCTGCTGCCAACACCGATAGTATTGAGGCTCGCCTGAACGTCATGGAACAGCGTTTGCAGCAGGCTGAAGCACGTGTTCAAGCCGCCGAAGCCAGAGCCAACGCCGCGGAAAAGCAAACCCAACAGCTAGCGACCCGCACCACGCAAACCGAACAAAAAACCCAGCAAGTGGAACAGCGCACGACGGCGCTGGCTAAACAAAAGTCGTTCGCCGATGGCTTCGAATTCCACGGCTATGCGCGTTCTGGCCTGTCGATCAATGATTCTGCCACCAGTTCCAAAACCGATATCGGGCCGGGTATGTCTCCGGCTGGTCAGACAGGTGGGCATATTGGTCGCTTGGGTAATGAAGACGACACCTATGTCGAGATCAAACTGGAGCACAAACAAAAGCTGGATAACGGCGCGACCACGCGTTTCAAGGTGATGATGGCGGACGGCCAGCGCAGCTATAACGACTGGACGGCAGCCACTAGCGATCTGAACATTCGCGAAGCCTTCGTCGAGCTGGGCTCACTACCGACCTTCACGGGTGCCTTTAAGGACACCACGCTGTGGGCGGGTAAACGCTTCGATCGTGATAACTTCGATATTCACTGGCTGGATAGTGACGTGGTGTTCCTCGCGGGCACCGGCGGCGGGATCTATGACGTGAAATGGGCGGATAACGCCAAGAGTAACTTCTCGCTGTATGGTCGCAGCCTCGGCGAAATTACCTCGCTGGATAACGAGATCAAAAACTACGTCTTTACCGCCAACAACTACACCGGACCATTTCAGTTCATGCTGAGTGGGTTAACCGCCAAGAACAACGATGTAAAAGAAAACACCGGTACAAGCCGTGATAGAACCGTCGTCACCAATACCAATGCGGGCGATAAAGGCTACCACGCGATGGCGGCGTACCACGGTGACAGTTTCTACGGCTTACGCGACGGGACATCGAAAACGGCCATCCTCTATGGCCACGGTCTGGGCGGCGAAGTGAAGAACATCGGTGCCGACGGCAACCTGACGAATGACGCCAACACCTGGCGCTTTGCGACCTACGGTACTACCGCGCTAAATAAGACCTGGAGCTTCGCGCCATCCATTCTGGCGCAGACCAGCAAAGACCGTTACGTCAACGGCGATAGCTACGAATGGGTGACGTTTAATGCGCGCCTGATTCAGGAAATCACCGAAAACTTTGCACTGGCTTATGAAGGCAGCTATCAATACATGGACCTCGATCCGCGCGGTTATCGGAGCCTGAATCAGGTTAGCGGCGGCTTCTATAAACTGACCTTTGCACCGACGTTCAAGGTCGGCGATATCGGTAACTTCTTCAGCCGTCCTGAGCTGCGCATATTTGCCAGCTACATGGACTGGGATAAACGACTGGATAACTACTCCAGTGAAGATACATTTGGCTCCAGCGGCTTTAAAGCAGGCGGCGAATGGAACTTTGGCATCCAGATGGAAACCTGGTTCTGA
- a CDS encoding sucrose-specific PTS transporter subunit IIBC: MDINATASALIPLLGGKENIASAAHCATRLRLVLNDDRLADKKAIENVDGVKGCFQNAGQMQIIFGTGLVNKVYSEFIKAAGISESSKSEAASIAAKKLNPLQRLARLLSNIFVPIMPAIIASGLLMGLLGMIKTYGWVDASSAIFVMLDMFSSAAFIILPVLIGFTAAREFGGNPYLGATLGGILTHPALTNAWGVAGGFQTMHFFGMDIAMIGYQGTVFPVLLAVWFMSIVEKRLRKIVPDALDIIVTPFLTVIISGFVAMLLIGPAGRALGDGISLVLSTLIAHAGWLAGLLFGGLYSVIVITGVHHSFHAIEAGLLGNPNIGVNFLLPIWAMANVAQGGACLAVYFKTRDAKTRAIAVPAGLSCLLGITEAAIFGINLRFIKPFLAALAGGALGGAWVVFNHVNMTAVGLTGFPGLAIVQGGSMLNYLIGMLIAFGAAFVISLLLKYKTDSE, from the coding sequence ATGGATATCAACGCAACTGCCTCCGCACTCATCCCCTTGCTTGGCGGGAAAGAGAATATCGCCAGTGCCGCCCACTGCGCCACTCGTCTGCGTTTAGTGCTGAACGACGACAGGCTGGCAGACAAAAAAGCAATCGAGAATGTTGATGGTGTAAAAGGCTGCTTTCAGAACGCCGGACAAATGCAAATTATTTTCGGCACCGGGCTGGTGAACAAGGTTTACTCTGAGTTCATTAAAGCCGCTGGCATCAGTGAATCAAGCAAATCCGAAGCCGCCTCCATCGCGGCGAAAAAGCTGAATCCGCTGCAAAGACTGGCACGTCTGCTATCGAATATTTTCGTCCCTATCATGCCTGCGATTATCGCATCTGGTCTGTTGATGGGTTTGCTCGGCATGATCAAGACCTACGGCTGGGTCGATGCCAGCAGCGCGATCTTCGTGATGCTGGATATGTTCAGCTCCGCAGCCTTTATTATCCTACCTGTTTTGATCGGTTTTACCGCCGCACGGGAATTCGGCGGCAATCCCTATCTGGGTGCAACGCTGGGCGGTATCCTGACCCATCCGGCGCTGACCAACGCCTGGGGCGTCGCCGGGGGCTTCCAGACCATGCATTTCTTCGGCATGGACATCGCCATGATTGGCTATCAGGGCACGGTATTTCCGGTCCTGCTCGCCGTCTGGTTCATGAGCATTGTGGAAAAGCGCCTGCGTAAAATCGTACCGGATGCGCTGGACATCATCGTCACGCCATTCCTGACCGTCATCATCTCCGGTTTCGTCGCGATGTTGCTTATCGGTCCGGCTGGGCGTGCACTGGGCGATGGTATTTCTTTAGTTCTCAGCACACTGATTGCCCACGCTGGCTGGCTGGCCGGTTTGCTGTTCGGCGGCCTCTACTCCGTCATCGTTATCACCGGTGTTCATCACAGCTTCCATGCGATTGAAGCCGGGTTGCTCGGCAACCCGAACATCGGCGTCAACTTCCTGCTGCCGATTTGGGCAATGGCGAACGTGGCACAGGGCGGCGCGTGTCTGGCAGTCTACTTCAAAACGCGTGATGCCAAAACCCGAGCGATTGCCGTTCCCGCAGGGCTTTCTTGTCTGCTGGGTATCACGGAAGCGGCGATATTTGGTATCAACCTGCGCTTCATTAAACCGTTCTTGGCGGCACTGGCGGGCGGTGCGCTCGGTGGCGCGTGGGTGGTCTTCAATCATGTCAATATGACGGCCGTCGGGCTAACCGGTTTTCCGGGGTTGGCCATTGTGCAAGGGGGCTCAATGCTTAACTACCTGATTGGGATGTTGATTGCATTCGGTGCCGCCTTTGTCATTTCCTTACTGCTGAAATACAAAACGGATAGCGAATAA
- a CDS encoding glycoside hydrolase family 32 protein yields MKEIHLLKRMAHALMSGHSRKQEDPYRPEWHLSPCVGLLNDPNGFIHHNGRYHLFYQWNPLACAHGAKFWGHWSSADLVNWTHEPVALVPSESYESHGCYSGSAIVDQGAIMLMYTGNVKYDDGSRTAFQCLARENPNGEYDKLGAVLTLPDGYTGHVRDPKVWRHDDHWYMVLGAQDLCLQGKVLLYRSADLLAWDKIGEIAGSRLGGLGDFGYMWECPDLFPLDGKEVLICCPQGIPAEGERYLNTFQAGYFIGSLDYNSGAYPHQAFHELDLGFEFYAPQTTLSEDGRRLLFGWMSIPDDNEFFEPTIEYGWIHTMTCPRELTLHGNRVYQRPARELQQLRKQHYTWQGAADYALPLNASSAEVLITVQGEFQCNLASQIVLCWDGERVTISRHNRRTGEPEHRYWRGDLRQLQILCDRSSVEIFINDGEAVMSSRYFPESEATITFSGSGRLTLQHWLLAPCVIE; encoded by the coding sequence ATGAAGGAAATCCACTTACTAAAACGCATGGCACACGCCCTGATGTCAGGTCATTCACGGAAACAGGAAGATCCGTATCGCCCAGAATGGCATCTGTCCCCGTGCGTGGGCCTGCTTAACGATCCGAACGGATTCATTCATCACAATGGGCGCTACCATCTGTTTTATCAGTGGAATCCTTTAGCCTGTGCCCACGGAGCGAAATTCTGGGGGCACTGGAGCTCCGCCGATCTGGTGAACTGGACGCATGAACCCGTGGCGCTAGTGCCGAGTGAAAGCTATGAAAGCCACGGCTGCTACTCCGGCTCTGCCATAGTCGATCAGGGCGCGATTATGCTGATGTATACGGGTAACGTGAAATACGACGATGGCTCACGCACCGCGTTTCAATGCCTCGCCCGTGAAAACCCTAACGGTGAATATGACAAGCTGGGCGCTGTGCTAACGCTTCCCGATGGCTACACCGGCCACGTCCGCGACCCTAAAGTGTGGCGTCATGATGACCACTGGTACATGGTGCTTGGTGCACAGGATCTCTGCCTGCAAGGTAAAGTGCTGCTCTACCGTTCTGCCGACCTGCTGGCATGGGACAAGATCGGCGAGATCGCCGGTTCCCGTCTGGGCGGACTCGGTGATTTTGGCTATATGTGGGAGTGCCCAGACCTGTTCCCACTGGATGGCAAAGAGGTGCTCATTTGCTGCCCGCAGGGCATCCCTGCCGAAGGAGAACGCTACCTGAATACCTTCCAGGCTGGCTATTTCATTGGCTCACTCGACTACAACAGCGGTGCTTACCCCCATCAGGCGTTCCACGAACTGGATCTCGGTTTCGAATTTTACGCGCCACAAACCACGCTGAGTGAAGACGGGCGACGCTTGTTATTCGGCTGGATGTCGATTCCTGACGATAATGAGTTTTTTGAACCGACGATCGAATACGGTTGGATTCATACCATGACCTGCCCGCGTGAACTCACACTGCATGGCAACCGCGTTTACCAACGCCCTGCTCGCGAATTGCAACAGCTGCGCAAGCAGCATTACACCTGGCAGGGTGCCGCAGACTACGCGTTGCCGCTGAACGCGAGCAGTGCGGAAGTGCTCATCACCGTGCAAGGGGAATTCCAGTGTAACCTTGCCTCGCAGATCGTTCTCTGCTGGGACGGTGAACGCGTAACGATAAGCCGACACAACCGTCGCACTGGGGAACCCGAACACCGCTATTGGCGCGGCGACCTCCGTCAATTGCAGATACTGTGCGATCGCTCCAGCGTTGAAATTTTTATCAACGATGGCGAAGCCGTGATGTCCTCACGCTATTTCCCAGAAAGCGAGGCGACTATCACGTTCAGCGGCTCTGGACGATTAACGCTACAACACTGGCTGTTAGCGCCATGCGTGATAGAATAA
- a CDS encoding substrate-binding domain-containing protein has product MKPTKRITISDIAALAGVSKSTASLVLNGRSKEFRVSDETRDRILAVAHEQRYQPSIHARSLRSSRSNTLGLVVPEMTNYGFAVISRELEMLCREAGLQLLIACTDENASQEMMAVNSLVQRQVDGLIVASSLLNDTEYQKINQQLPVVQFDRIIGDSTLPMVISEAVESTAEMVERIARQHRDEFYFLGGQPRISPTRHRLEGFQLGLTRAGIDCQPEWILHGSYHPSAGYEMFAQLCATLGRPPKALFVAACGLMEGVLRYMNQHNLMESGIRLCCFDDHYLFDCLPLKIDTVAQDCENLARNSFEMITSLIAQQPLEEDRRYIPTRIHWRHPDSRA; this is encoded by the coding sequence GTGAAACCGACTAAACGCATAACAATCAGTGACATCGCCGCGCTAGCCGGTGTATCAAAATCCACCGCCAGTCTGGTGCTTAACGGCCGCAGCAAAGAGTTTCGCGTTTCTGATGAAACCCGCGATCGCATTTTGGCCGTCGCGCATGAGCAGCGTTATCAGCCCAGCATTCACGCCCGTTCGCTGCGTTCCTCACGCAGCAACACGCTGGGGCTTGTGGTGCCGGAAATGACCAACTACGGCTTCGCCGTCATTTCCCGTGAATTGGAGATGCTATGCCGTGAAGCAGGGTTACAGTTACTGATTGCCTGTACCGACGAAAATGCCAGTCAGGAGATGATGGCGGTCAACAGCCTGGTACAACGTCAGGTCGATGGCCTGATCGTCGCCTCCAGTCTGTTAAACGATACCGAGTATCAGAAAATTAATCAGCAGTTGCCCGTCGTACAATTTGACCGGATTATTGGTGATTCCACACTGCCGATGGTGATTTCCGAAGCGGTAGAATCGACGGCGGAAATGGTCGAGCGAATCGCCCGCCAGCATCGTGATGAATTCTATTTCCTTGGCGGCCAGCCGCGCATTTCTCCCACTCGCCACCGGCTGGAAGGCTTCCAGCTTGGGCTGACACGCGCAGGTATCGACTGCCAGCCAGAATGGATTCTTCACGGCAGTTATCACCCCAGCGCGGGTTATGAAATGTTTGCTCAACTGTGTGCGACGCTGGGACGCCCGCCAAAAGCGCTGTTTGTTGCCGCTTGTGGCCTGATGGAAGGCGTGCTGCGCTATATGAACCAGCATAACCTGATGGAAAGCGGCATCCGTCTATGTTGCTTTGACGATCACTATCTGTTTGATTGTTTGCCGCTGAAGATCGATACCGTGGCACAGGACTGTGAAAATCTGGCACGTAACAGCTTTGAAATGATTACGAGTTTGATTGCACAACAGCCGCTTGAAGAAGATCGGCGCTATATCCCAACGCGTATTCACTGGCGTCACCCCGACTCACGGGCGTAG
- the exbD gene encoding TonB system transport protein ExbD, which yields MAMHLKEDVGDDGEMHDINVTPFIDVMLVLLIIFMVAAPLATVDIRVDLPASSAVPQPRPEKPLYLTVKADKQMFLGEEAINEQSLAQVLDAKTSANKETTIFFQADKSVDYETIMSVMDSLRKAGYLKVGLVGAETAAAK from the coding sequence ATGGCGATGCATTTGAAGGAGGACGTGGGTGATGACGGTGAAATGCATGACATCAACGTCACGCCGTTCATTGACGTCATGCTTGTTCTGCTGATCATCTTCATGGTGGCGGCACCGCTGGCAACGGTGGACATTCGTGTCGATCTGCCAGCATCATCAGCAGTACCGCAGCCGCGTCCAGAGAAGCCACTTTATCTGACGGTAAAAGCGGATAAGCAAATGTTTTTGGGGGAAGAGGCGATTAACGAACAGTCTCTGGCTCAGGTGTTGGATGCGAAAACCAGCGCTAACAAAGAAACCACTATCTTCTTTCAGGCGGATAAAAGCGTCGATTATGAAACCATCATGAGCGTGATGGACTCACTGCGTAAAGCGGGCTACCTCAAGGTTGGCTTGGTTGGTGCGGAAACCGCTGCTGCTAAATAA
- the exbB gene encoding tol-pal system-associated acyl-CoA thioesterase, translating into MKTAVSNTTQQVLSAWQKKRGAFSAFSRSVLVILLCMAGLSGNAFAAPATTPLSTENAATAAQPAAASPSAPVATDAPASALSLPASAAPGTNNLMKTDLSVWGMYQHADAVVKTVMIGLLLASVITWAIFFSKSVEMSGAKRRLRREYLALEQAKTLDDALETAEAFKSGSVAQQLLVDAQNELELSVRSDDNNGIKERTAFRLERRVAATGRHMGRGNGYLATVGAVAPFVGLFGTVWGIMNSFIGIAQTQTTNLAVVAPGIAEALLATAIGLVAAIPAVVIYNVFTRSIAGYKAMVGDVAAQVLLLQSRDLDVAASNDNRASSAAHKLRVG; encoded by the coding sequence GTGAAGACGGCTGTCAGTAATACAACTCAACAGGTGTTATCAGCCTGGCAAAAAAAACGTGGTGCGTTCAGCGCATTTTCCCGTAGCGTGCTGGTTATCCTGCTGTGTATGGCGGGACTAAGTGGAAATGCGTTTGCAGCGCCGGCAACGACGCCGTTATCGACAGAAAATGCCGCGACAGCGGCTCAGCCTGCTGCTGCATCTCCTTCTGCACCTGTGGCAACCGATGCACCAGCATCAGCACTCTCGCTTCCGGCCAGTGCTGCACCGGGTACGAATAACCTGATGAAGACCGATTTGTCCGTCTGGGGCATGTATCAGCACGCGGATGCCGTGGTGAAAACGGTGATGATCGGTTTGCTGCTGGCTTCCGTGATTACCTGGGCGATTTTCTTCAGTAAAAGCGTTGAAATGTCTGGTGCGAAACGCCGACTGCGCCGTGAGTATCTGGCGTTGGAACAGGCGAAAACGCTGGACGATGCGCTGGAGACGGCAGAGGCGTTCAAATCAGGCAGCGTAGCGCAGCAGTTATTAGTGGATGCACAGAACGAGTTGGAACTGTCTGTGCGTTCGGATGACAACAACGGGATTAAAGAGCGCACCGCGTTTCGTCTGGAACGTCGCGTGGCGGCGACCGGGCGTCATATGGGGCGTGGCAATGGCTACCTGGCTACGGTCGGCGCGGTTGCGCCGTTCGTGGGGCTGTTCGGTACGGTATGGGGCATTATGAACAGCTTCATCGGTATTGCACAGACGCAAACCACTAACCTGGCGGTGGTTGCACCGGGGATTGCAGAAGCCCTGCTGGCGACGGCGATTGGCTTGGTCGCTGCGATCCCTGCGGTGGTTATCTATAACGTCTTCACCCGTTCGATTGCGGGCTACAAAGCGATGGTTGGCGATGTAGCGGCGCAAGTGTTGCTGTTGCAAAGCCGCGATCTTGATGTCGCCGCCAGCAACGATAACCGGGCGTCTTCAGCAGCGCATAAACTGCGGGTGGGTTAA
- a CDS encoding TRAP transporter substrate-binding protein: protein MKLSKTLIGVCLSSTVLLMSQAIQAQQIKASDVHPEGYPNVVAVQKMGEKLKAATNGRLEIKTFPGGVLGDEKQMIEQAQLGAIDIIRVSMTPVAAILPEIEVFTLPYIFRDEDHLHKVLDGKIGQEIGDKITQNSKSKLVFLGWMDAGTRNLITKQPVAKPEDLKGMKIRVQTSQVALATLKAMGANAIAMGTSEVFSGMQTGVIDGTENNPPTYVAHNYMPVAKNFTWSRHFIIPELFLYSKTKWDKLSKEDQDLILKLAKEAQQEQRVLWNEYTQQSLDKMKAGGAQFHEIDTEYYFKATQPVRDQFGAKYQDLIKAVADTQ from the coding sequence ATGAAGCTGTCGAAAACATTGATCGGCGTTTGTTTGAGTTCTACCGTACTCCTGATGAGCCAAGCGATTCAGGCACAACAAATTAAAGCCTCCGATGTTCACCCTGAAGGTTATCCGAATGTCGTCGCCGTACAGAAAATGGGAGAAAAATTAAAAGCTGCTACCAATGGCAGACTGGAAATTAAAACCTTCCCTGGCGGCGTATTAGGTGATGAAAAACAAATGATTGAGCAGGCGCAGCTCGGCGCGATTGATATTATTCGTGTATCAATGACGCCCGTTGCCGCTATTTTGCCGGAAATAGAAGTCTTTACCCTGCCCTATATTTTCCGTGACGAAGATCATCTGCATAAAGTGCTAGATGGAAAAATCGGGCAGGAAATTGGTGACAAGATTACCCAGAACAGTAAATCAAAATTGGTTTTCCTGGGCTGGATGGACGCGGGAACACGTAATTTAATCACCAAGCAGCCAGTGGCAAAACCAGAAGACCTCAAAGGCATGAAGATTCGCGTTCAAACCAGTCAGGTCGCTCTCGCCACGCTGAAAGCGATGGGTGCTAACGCCATCGCCATGGGCACCAGTGAAGTCTTCAGCGGTATGCAAACCGGCGTGATTGATGGCACCGAGAATAATCCGCCAACCTATGTTGCACATAACTACATGCCCGTTGCCAAGAATTTCACCTGGAGCCGCCACTTTATTATTCCTGAGCTGTTCCTGTACTCCAAAACCAAATGGGACAAGCTTTCCAAAGAAGATCAGGATCTGATCCTGAAACTGGCAAAAGAAGCGCAGCAAGAACAGCGCGTGCTGTGGAATGAATATACTCAGCAATCTCTGGATAAAATGAAGGCCGGTGGCGCTCAATTCCATGAAATCGATACCGAGTACTATTTCAAAGCCACGCAGCCTGTACGCGATCAGTTTGGTGCCAAATATCAGGATCTGATTAAAGCCGTCGCCGACACGCAATAA
- a CDS encoding TRAP transporter small permease: MAQSYLSSMDVLYRIAMWVSGLALLIMTLVIPIGIFARYVLNAALSWPEPISIICMVTFTFVGAAVSYRSNSHIAVSMLTDRLPESGKKICIHLSNLLMLLISLFILYYSTVLCMELWEQPVAEFPLLTAGESYLPLPIGSFITTLFIIEKMFFGPQDKRPVVMLGSA, from the coding sequence ATGGCACAGTCTTATCTCTCAAGTATGGATGTACTTTATCGTATTGCCATGTGGGTTTCTGGTCTGGCATTATTAATTATGACGCTAGTCATTCCTATCGGTATATTCGCGCGTTATGTTTTAAATGCGGCATTATCCTGGCCAGAACCTATTTCGATTATTTGTATGGTGACGTTTACTTTTGTCGGCGCAGCCGTCAGTTACCGTTCTAACTCACATATTGCCGTCAGCATGTTGACAGACAGATTGCCAGAATCCGGTAAGAAGATTTGCATTCACCTGTCGAATCTCCTGATGCTCTTAATTAGCTTGTTTATTCTCTATTACAGCACGGTGCTTTGTATGGAGTTATGGGAACAACCCGTCGCAGAATTTCCATTATTAACCGCGGGTGAAAGTTATTTGCCGCTCCCTATCGGCTCGTTCATCACTACGCTCTTTATCATCGAAAAAATGTTTTTCGGCCCGCAGGATAAACGCCCTGTGGTCATGCTTGGCAGTGCTTAA
- a CDS encoding TRAP transporter large permease, translated as MDAFILVATLAVLLAVGVPVAYAVGLSAIVGAFWIDLPLEAVMIQITNGVNKFSLLAIPFFILAGAIMAEGGIARRLVSFAYIFVGFIRGGLSLVNIVASTFFGAISGSSVADTASIGSVMIPEMEKKGYPRDFSAAVTASGSVQAILTPPSHNSVIYSLATGGTVSIASLFIAGILPGLLLSLTLMVMCVGFAHRRGYPKGERVPFRQALKIFVDTLWGLMTVVIIMGGILSGIFTATESAAIACLWSFFVTMFIYKDYKWSELPKLMYRTVKTVTIVMILIGFAAAFGAIMTYMQLPSRITEFFTSISDNKYVILMWINIMLLLVGTLMDMAPLILILTPVLLPVAHSLGIDPVHFGMIMLVNLGIGLITPPVGSVLFVASAVSKQKIEQVVKAMLPFYCGLFFVLMLVTYIPAISLWLPKFFGVHTG; from the coding sequence ATGGATGCATTTATTCTTGTTGCCACGCTGGCCGTGCTGCTGGCGGTCGGCGTTCCTGTCGCCTACGCAGTAGGATTGAGCGCGATTGTTGGTGCTTTCTGGATCGATCTGCCGCTTGAAGCAGTCATGATTCAGATTACTAACGGCGTGAACAAATTTTCGCTGCTGGCAATCCCCTTCTTTATTCTGGCTGGAGCCATTATGGCCGAAGGCGGCATCGCCCGCAGGCTAGTCAGCTTCGCGTATATTTTTGTCGGCTTTATTCGCGGCGGCTTATCGCTCGTTAACATCGTCGCATCGACGTTTTTCGGTGCAATATCCGGCTCTTCGGTGGCAGACACGGCGTCGATAGGCTCAGTGATGATCCCGGAAATGGAGAAGAAGGGCTACCCACGCGACTTCTCCGCCGCCGTCACCGCCAGCGGTTCCGTGCAGGCGATTCTGACACCACCGAGCCACAACTCCGTAATCTACTCGCTGGCAACCGGCGGCACGGTTTCGATTGCCTCGCTGTTCATCGCAGGAATCTTGCCCGGTCTACTGCTCAGCCTAACCTTGATGGTGATGTGTGTCGGTTTCGCCCATCGACGAGGCTACCCGAAAGGCGAACGCGTACCGTTCCGTCAGGCGCTAAAAATCTTTGTCGATACCCTGTGGGGATTGATGACGGTGGTCATCATCATGGGCGGAATTCTGTCCGGCATTTTTACCGCGACCGAGTCGGCAGCCATCGCCTGCCTGTGGTCCTTCTTCGTGACCATGTTCATCTACAAAGATTATAAGTGGTCAGAACTGCCTAAGCTGATGTACCGCACGGTAAAAACCGTCACGATCGTGATGATCCTGATCGGCTTCGCTGCCGCATTCGGTGCCATCATGACCTACATGCAGTTACCAAGCCGTATTACCGAGTTTTTCACCTCCATTTCGGATAACAAGTACGTCATCCTGATGTGGATTAACATCATGCTGCTGCTCGTCGGTACGCTGATGGACATGGCACCGCTGATCTTGATTCTGACCCCCGTTCTGCTGCCTGTCGCCCACTCGCTCGGCATCGATCCGGTGCATTTCGGTATGATCATGCTGGTCAACCTCGGGATCGGCCTGATTACGCCGCCAGTAGGATCGGTGCTTTTCGTCGCCAGTGCGGTGAGTAAGCAGAAGATAGAACAGGTCGTTAAAGCGATGCTGCCCTTCTACTGCGGACTTTTCTTTGTGCTGATGCTAGTCACCTATATTCCGGCTATCTCACTCTGGCTACCCAAATTCTTTGGTGTTCACACCGGCTAA